AATGATGTTGGGCGTGGATATATGGCAACGGCGTCGTGTCGTTAAAGCAAAACATTAACTGCAATTACTCAGTGCCACCGAGGTTCTACCACTTGGCGTAATGGATACAATCCGCCCATTTTGCCCTACACAGCCTGGCGCTTGAAAGGTAAAATCGACAGTGCCTGCGGTTGGAAAGCCATCGCGATCGTAAGTAATGCGGCGAGCTGTCGATTGGACTAAGGCAGTGGTACTCAATCCTGGGCGAATTTTTAATACATCACCCGCGGCTGCCACTTGGCCACTGCTTGTGGCGTCGATAAAGATAAGCCAACCATTACTCCAACTTTCGTCAATCAAATAATTACCATCCTCGACACATAGACCAAAATTATTGGGATCGGCTGCGCACAAGGAAACGGGTACCCCCCGCTTAATGGCCTCATAACGCGCGTACTGGGCCATGGTGACAAATTCCTTAGCTGCCATGTAAGAACGGTTATTTTGCAACGTTGAACGCATCGCCGGCACACCGGCAGCCAAGAGAATGCCGGCAATGGTAACCGTGACCAACGCTTCGAGTAATGTAAAACCTTTACAAAATTTCATCTTCACTGGTTTTTTCGAAATAAGGGATAAGAGTATCTTTAAGTATAGACTATATATGCTATTTGTAAGACTATTTCTGGCAATCGGCATTACCGAGAACCCAACGAGTACGTCCTAAGCGATTAAAGATGAGCCTAACATCCTGTGACGTATCCGTTTTACCGTAACAGAGTGCAAAACGTCCAGCACCGCCGTAGAGTTTGCCACTGGGATCGAAGATTAAATAGGATTTAGAACCCAAACTCGACAATGTTATCTGATAATGGCGTATTATTGGCATCTCTTGTAAAAGTGGTTCTGAGGGATCGCGACGATGATTGTGGTTATGATCAACAAATATCATTCGTTTTAATGCCCACTGCGCTTCACAATCCCAGCCATTTAACGTGGGGCAAAGAGTAATAGCCGTACCCTTCGATAACGCCAAACTACGCGCTAAATTGATGGTGTATAGCAATTCTCGGATCGCTAATTGTTGATCGTGTCGTTGTTTGGCATGATAAAAACTCGGAATCAGCACTGAACACAAAATACCTAAAATCGTAATTGTGATTAATGTTTCTAATAACGTAAATGCAGCAGCCTGACGAATCGTCATTTTGATTTCCTTTTGTCAATGCTGCTTACGACTTACGTTATAAAATTAATCGCTAAACAACAAGTGACAAAAAGCGGTATATTTCCTTCATTGCACACCTGTTCAACATTTCAGACTTTGCGCCATAAAGTGGCGATTTTTGGGCCTCTGCGCAGAAAAAATAACAAGATTTTAAATAGCCTTTAACTAATTCCCAGTTTTTCTAAACGATAGCGCAAGGCGCGTAAAGTAATACCTAATAATTTCGCGGCGCGCGTTTTATTTCCTTGAGTTTTATTGAGCGTTGCCAAAATTTTTTGTTTTTCAATTTCATCAAGATAAGGTTCCAATGGTAAATCAGAATTTAAGCTGGGAGTAGATAGGCTATTCACATCCTCGCTCATTACTCTTAATTGCAAATCGTCTGGCGTAATTAGATTATTTTCACATAAGGTCATCGCGCGTTCTAAAATATTTTCTAATTCACGAATATTACCTGGAAAAGCATAGTGGTTTAATGCAGTTAATGCCGTGGCTGATAATTTAGGTTTACTCACCCGCGCACGCTTTGCTAATTTTTCTAAAACATGTTCAGCTAATAAAGGAATATCCGCTTGACGTTCTTGTAAACTCGGCACATGTAACTCAATGACATTGACCCGATAAAATAAATCTTGACGAAAATGATTTTCGTGCACGAGTTTAGGTAAATTTTTATGCGTGGCACTTAAAATTCTGACATCCACAGCGATTTCTTGCGCATGGCCAATGGGACGGATTGCTTTTTCTTGAATGGCGCGTAATAATTTTACTTGCATATTCATCGGTAAATCGGCTACTTCATCTAAAAATAATGTACCACCATGCGCCGCTTGAAATAATCCCTGTTTATCGCTCACTGCTCCAGTAAAACTTCCTTTTTTATGACCGAAAAATTCACTTTCCATAAGATGCTCGGGAATGGCACCACAATTCACTGGAACAAAAGGAGCTTGCTGTCTTGGCCCTAGTTCATGAATTAATTTTGCCACTAATTCTTTTCCCGTGCCCGATTCACCACTGATATATACAGGTGCTTGACTGCGTGATAATTTACGAATGGTAGTGACCAATTGTTTAATTGGCGGAGTTTCTCCCAATAAACCATATTGGGAGAAATCATCTACTTTATGTTCATCCTTTAATTGTAGCGCTTGGCGCACCAACCTACGTAAATTACCTAAATCAATGGGTTTAGAAATAAAATCGAAGGCGCCCGTTTTCAGTGCAGTAATCGCTAATTCCATATTGCCATAAGCCGTAATTACGGCCACAGGCACAAAAGGACAGTGTTGCTGAATAAACTCTACGAGTTCTAAGCCATTGCCATCGGGTAAACGCATATCGGTAAAACATACATTAACGGTTTTTTTTAATAATAACGTTTTTGCTTCGCTAATCGTGGCGACATCGTTCACCTCCACACCCATTTGCGTTAAGGTTAAGCTTAATAATTCACGAATATCAGGTTCATCATCAATAATTAATGCCAGAGGTGTTGTCATAGTCTATCCTTAATTGTAACTTTCTTACGATATTTTCAAGCATTGTCTTTAAGCGACCAGTAAATCCGAAAACAACTTTCGCCAGTTGTTAAATCATAATATTTTAAATTAGCATGATTGACTTCACATAATTCTTTAGCAATATATAATCCCAGTCCTGTTCCTTGTTGCTCTGTCGTGAAAAATGGTTCGAATAAATGATCTAATTGATGAGTTTCAATTCCATCGCCAAAATCGATAATATCAATATAAGCGTAATTTTCGTATTTTTCGATCCCTGCAATAATCTTGATACGTTTTTGTCCCGATGCTTGATAACTATATCGTAAGCCATTATCACATAAATTCGTTAAAATTTGGCTTAATTGACTTAAATCAAAATAAACTGGTAACTGTTTTTCGGTGATTTCAATGTCGATAATGGCATCAGGATGATGTGTTTGTTGATAACTTGCAAAAAATTCATTAATCCAGGGCGATAAGGGATAAGCGGTAAGATCCTGTGTGCTGCGTTTTGATAATTGTAAAACATTTTTAATAATTTGATTCATGCGATCGGCGTGTTGACGGATAATTTGTAATAAACGTTTATCTTGGGAAGTTAATTGTGATGATTCTTCTAATAGTTGCGCCGCATGGCTCACTGCCCCCAACGGATTACGAATTTCATGCGCAATACTCGCCGATAAACGTCCAAGGGCTGCTAATTTAAGTTGTTGGGCTTGTTGGGTTGCTAAACTTAAATCATCTAAAAATATCACCACCCCTTTACCCTCATCACCGACATCAATAAATTGCGGACTAATTAAATTGGCGTGCTCATCCAATTGGAATGGTGGAATAGGCGCGGCACGATATGCTTGCCATTGCGAAAATAAGTCAGCGAGAACAGGAATAACTGCTTTTAATGGTTTTCCTAAAGCATCTTGAGTGAGAAATAATAATTTTTGTGCGCTATGGTTAATCATTTCAATTTCTTGACGACAATTTACCACCATAATTCCCGAGCGAATTTGTTGAACGATATACTGATTAATTTCAGAAATATAGGCTAAATCTTTACCTTGTTGAGAAGCAATCGCCTCGGTGGCACGTAATTTTTTTGAAAGGGTATGACCGAGTATTGCCGTTGCAAAAAAAGTTAACCCGACGATTCCCACTTCCATATAATTGACATCTAAAGCCGATCCACCCATTAATGAATAGGCATGTTCGAATAAAATACTTAAACTGGCAATGGCTGCAAAAAATATTGAGGTGCGACCTTCAGTTAAAATACTCCCGCCCGCGATGGAGGCATTCATTAAAATACCTAAAATTGCAATTTCTGCGCGACTCGTATGCAATACCATGGTTAAAATAAAAATATCGAATAAGACCGGCAAAATGACTTGAAGCGAAAAACTAGGACGTCGCAATACCGTCATCACCATACTCAGCAGGGCAAAACTTAAATAAACCCATAACAAAATTAAAATCGACTGCCGATGATTTATAGCCTGGGGAAAAAAATCGTGATTAAAATATATAATTAATAATAAGCCTGCCGCCAACGCTAAACGATAACCATTAAATATATACAGTGCATTCCAAGCTGGCATTTTTACCCAAGGGGTTTGTTGATGCAATTGTACGGGTTGAGTTTGCATGAGATCCTTTGCACCTTAACGCGATCAAATTATAATCACAACTTAAGAGCCTGTTCAAAGTCTCCAATCTTGGCCCTAAACTGCCGATTTTCTGTGCTCCGGTGCTCATTTACTGACGTGTAATGCGCTCCGGTGCTCAAAAATCGACACTTTCTGACTCAAGCTTGAAGACTTTGAACAGGCTCTATAAGAGTCTTAGCATAATTATAGTGGATAGGATAAATAAATGAGTGAAAATTTACGTATAGCTCTCGCCCAAATGAATTTTATGGTCGGCGATGTGGCCTTCAATGCAGAAAATGTTATGACTTGGCTGCGCCAGTCAGAAGAATTAAACGTCGATATTATGGTTTTTCCTGAATTAACTTTATGTGGCTACCCTCCTGAAGACTTATTATTACGTCCTGAACTGCATCAACAAATTAACCAGATGATTGCAAAAATTGCCACAGTCGCACCACAACTCATGGTGATCCTGGGCGCACCTCAGCAAATTCATGACCAATTATATAACGCAGCATTTGTTTTACATCAAGGTCAAATCCACACGATTTATCACAAACAATGCCTACCTAATTACAATGTCTTCGATGAGAAACGTTATTTCGACGTAGGTCATCAACCCTGTGTGATCCCCTATCGCGGAGTCAACTTAGGTATTCTGATTTGCGAAGATTTATGGTCTAAAGAACCTCTCGCTGCCACCAAAGCCGCAGGAGCCGATCTTATTTTAAGCCCCAATGCATCACCCTTTAGTTTGGAAAAAGATCAACAGCGCCAACATATTTTGCAACAACGTATTCAAGAAAATCATTTACCCATACTTTATTCACATTGGGTTGGTGGCCAAGATGAGTTTATTTTTGATGGCGGCTCGATGGTGTTAGATCAACATGGAAAATTAATCGCCCATGCGGGTTTTTTTCAAGAAAAATTACTCCTTATCGATTGTCAATTAAAGCCCGCTTTAACCCTTAGTTCCTCCATGTTAGCTAAGCCCATTGATGATCATGAAAAAATTTATCAAGCATTAGTCATGGGCGTGCGCGATTATTGTCGAAAAAATAAAGCACGAGGTGCGTTGGTAGGATTATCGGGTGGCATAGATTCCGCCTTAACAATTTGCATTGCCGTCGATGCGTTAGGTGCTGAAAATGTCGAAGCCGTTTTAATGCCTTCACGGTATACCTCTACCATGAGTGTGGAAGATGCTGTTTTAATCGCGAATAATTTAAAAATCGAGCATAGCATCATTGATATTGAACCTCTGTTTCAGTCATTTTTAACGGCACTTGCCCCACGTTTTGAAGAATTACCTCCCGATTTAACCGAACAAAATTTACAATCTCGTATTCGTGGCACGTTGCTAATGGCCATTTCTAATAAAACGGGAAAATTAGTGCTAACTACTAGTAATAAAAGTGAAACCGCCGTAGGTTACGCCACCTTATACGGCGATACTGCAGGAGCGCTCGCGGTATTAAAAGATGTTTATAAAACCACGGTCTACGAATTAGTAAATTGGCGCAATCAACAACAGTATGTGATTCCTGAACGCGTCATCACTCGCCCACCTTCCGCCGAATTAGCGCCCGATCAAACCGATGAACAAAGTTTACCTCCCTATCCGATTTTAGATGCTATCATTGCCGATTATGTCGAGCAGGATTTAAGCCAAACTGATATTATAGCGAAAGGAATTGAGGCAGAAGTGGTAAAAAAAGTTTGTGGATTAATTGATCGCAATGAATATAAACGCCGTCAATCACCGCCAGGGATCCGCATTAGTAGCAGAGCGTTCGGGCGTGATCGTCGTTACCCTATTACGTCGGGATTTAAAGGAATAATCGCATGAAAAAAATTGAGGCCGTGGTTCGTCGCGCCAAGTTAGAAGAAATCCGCCAAAAATTAGCCGAGATTGGCATTACTGGCATGACCCTCGTTGAAGTCTACGGGATTGGCGAACAAAAAAGTCAACGCCAAGTCTATCGCGGTACGGAGTTTCATGATAATTATCTCCCTAAAATTAAAATGGAAATCATTATTGACGATGAACGCTTAGACGATTGTCTAGACATTATTGTAAAAACAGGGCGCACCGGTAAAGTCGGTGATGGCAAAATCATTGTCTATACTATAGAAAAAGCCATTCGCATTCGGTCGGGTGAAGTGGATAATAATGCGTTATAGAGGTTTGCTACTTGCCTATGATTAAAGTATACTTTAATTTATACTAAATAATATTAGAGTACACTTAAATTGGATAACTTCCTGACGGAAACCTTTCACCGTTTGCTGGATCACACCTCATTATCGTGTAAACGTTATTTATACACTCACTTGCGTTTGCATCGCCTAACAGGCATTGTTGGCCCTCGCGGAGTGGGTAAAACCACATTAATGTTGCAGTATATTAAAGAAAATCTGGCTAGTACTCAGCAAGTATTTTATTTTTCTGCCGATTCCGTGTATTTTCGACAAACCACTCTATTAGAATTTATTAACGATTTATATCAACTGGAGGGCTACCGGATTTTTTTTATTGATGAAATTCATAAATATAATAACTGGAATCAAGAATTAAAAAATTTATACGATGCCTTTCCTGATATTAAAATTATTTATTCTGGTAGCTCTATGCTGGAAATTACTCAAGGCAGTCATGATCTGTCTCGACGCGCTAAACTGTATTATTTGCCAGGAATGTCCTTCCGAGAATATCTCAATTTCGCGACACGAAGTGACCATCAACATATTGAATTTGCTTCATTAATCGATGATCCGAAAAAATTTAATCATCTTGGCTCTATTCATACCGTCTTAGGTTATTTTAAACACTACTTGGCTTATGGCTATTATCCTTTTGTTTTTGACGATCCCCACAGTTATTATGAGCGAGTGATGCGGGTGATTGAAAAAATTATTTTTGAAGATATCCCGAATTATTATGATTTAAAAACCCATAATTTGTATTTGTTTCGGAAAATACTCAGTTATTTAGCTACTATACCACCTGGTGAAGTTAATACTAATAATATTGCCAAAAATTTAGATGTTTCCCATCAAACTGTTTTTAATTATCTCACCATTTTAGAAAAAGTTGGCTTAGTTCAGTTGATCTATCCTTCCGAAGCTGGTAATCAATACTTACGCAAACCACAAAAATTATTTTTGCATAATACAACTTTACTTTACACTTTCCAGCAAGTGGTGAATGATCATTTAAATCTAGGAACATTACGTGAGCTTTATTTTATTCAAACCACACGAGACGCTCGCGAGCCCGTGTATTATTCCAAAACCGGCGATTACCATACCCATTCTCATGTTTTTGAAATTGGCGGGAAAAATAAAACGGCTAAACAACTTAAAGAAACTGAAAATCCTGCTTTTCTCATTAAAGATGGCATTACACTGGCTGGTAAAAATACCATCCCTTTGTTTTTTTTCGGGTTTCTTTATTGAGCTTGATGATAGATATTACGATACAGGGAGTGCACAGAAATATTAAATTTGTATAATGTCAATGCCCTGGCCGATGCCGTTGATAATATTCTTGACAATTCGCAACTACCGTACCAACAATTCCTCCAGCCCTTCGACCAAAAGCTCTATAATCTTCTAATTCATGATCGGAAACACCAGCAGCATAAGCATACAAAGAAAATATCAGTTCCCCGGCAATTCCTCCTAGTCCCAAACCCATAGCGCTAACATAAACTGTTCTGCATAAGTCTCTTATTAAATCATTGATATCAACTGCAGGTTGTAGATTTTGATTATTTCTAAGCATGATATTATCTCAAATTTTTACATGCGTACTATATAGATACATATAAACTGCGTCAATACACAACCAAATTTTTATTTTGACGCTCGGATCATACGATGATAGGATGCACGTCAATTAAAATTTCTAGGATAGTTAAATGGCAAGTGGGTACGTTTTAAATCATTGTCCAGCCTGTTTACTGGCCACTCAGCAATCTGATTTCACGGTAATGGACGGATATCAGCTGATGAAATGTCAGCAGTGCGAACAAGTTTACGTTAAAAATATCCCCAGCACCGAAAAACTCACCACGTTTTATAATACCGTTTATACAGATGAAGGTAATTTAAGCTTTAAATGGCGCCGTATTTTACGCTATAAACTACTCGCGATGTGGTATAAACACATTTGCAAGGCAAGACCTATGCACATGTTAGAAATTGGTTGTAATCGCGGTGAATTACTCAAAGCTGTTGCCAACGACAAATCGATTATTGCGGAAGGCATCGATTACTCTGAAGCGTGTGTTAATTTCGCACGGACTCAAGGGGGGTTGAATGCCCAGGTAATGGATGTCATGAACATGACATTTCCAGATAGCCGCTTCGATTTTATCGTGGCCTATCACGTCATTGAACACGTGCAAAATCTTGAAACCACTCTCCATGAAATTAAGCGCGTATTAAAAACCGGCGGGAAGTTTTATTTAGTCATGCCCTGTGTGTCTCATCCCAAAGCTAAGCGTCAGGGACTGAGCTGGAAATATTTCAGCCCACCTGGGCATCTGTGGTATTTCACCCCTACTTCATTAACTCAATTCTTAACACGCCAGGGTTTTAAGGTTGAATTTTGTTCGAGCTTTAATCATCGTGCGCATGTGAGAGCACTGGCCACAAAACTCTAATGCTCTGTTCATCCAGTCATTGGCGAATAGGCGTATTCCTGTTAACATGCGCAAAAAATCCAGTGAGTAAATTGCCATGGTCATCGCCTTACCTGCGTTTATTAATATAAAAACGATCACTATTGCAGTTTTTTTAGGTTCCATTTGCTATCAACATTTTCGCGGCAAAGATCGATTAGCGTTTCGTCGCCAATTATTTAATCACAGCGCGGCACTAGCTCCGATTAACGCCCTGATGTATTTGTTTTCAGCCGTGCCCCGCCAAGCGTATTGCGATCGCAGTTTATTTAAAGAATTAAATGCATTAAAAGAAAATTATGAAATTATTCGCGATGAGGGTATGGCCTTACTCCAACAAGGTTATATTGAACAAAAAGAACGAAATGATGATGTGGGATTTAATTCATTTTTAAAACGAGGCTGGTCGCGTTTTTATATTAAATGGTATCATTACCAACATCCTTCTGCGTTACGGCATTGCCCTAAAACCTGCGAACTCGTCAAACAGATCCCTTATATTAAAGCTGCGATGTTTGCGTATTTGCCTCCACACGGTGAATTAACCAAACATCGCGATCCTTATGCGGGTTCCTTGCGTTATCATTTGGGTTTGGCCACACCCAATTCCGATGACTGTAAAATTTTTGTCGATGGCGTCCCCTATTCCTGGCGCGATGGCGAAGATGTGATTTTCGATGAAACCTATCTGCACTATGCTTATAATCACACCGATAAACCTCGCTTGATTTTTTTCTGCGATATTGAACGCCCCCTTCACACCCGTTTTATGCGTGCGTTTAATTATATCTTTGGAAAATACGTGATGTCAGCCGCATCATCCCCTAATCTCAACAACGATGACACCGGCGGCATCAATCGGTTTTATCGCTATATTCACGCGATTAAAAACGGATTAACTAAAATCAAGCGTAAAAACCCACCCCTGTTTCGACTGACGAAATATACGTTAATTGTAGCGAGTGTGTTATTAGTGATTTTTTATTTATAGCAACCCCTGAACCTTAGTAAAATAAAATGAAATGACTTAGAGTTAAACTCCGAGTCTATTGTTACGGTGTTCTTCATGGTGGGTAAGCATACCCCATGCTGTAACCGCGCCTGAACAAATAGCGCCGGTCAGAGCTCCGCCTATAATTAAGTTTAATGAGTATTCATTATAATTGTGAGCTAAGCTATCTTCGGGGGACCGCTCAAGAAAAGCCCTATAACACCGCCAATAACACCACCCGCTACAGTAAAACCATACCACGGCAGCAAGTTCTCACGCGGCCTTGCATTATTATCGTTATGAGGGCAAAAGAATCGGCAGAAACAAGTACACATAGAAGTCACCTTTTTATTTTTATTATCGAGTTTTATATCTGGCTAACAGTGTTTATCGTCTACGAGGATTACGATTATTCTGTTGAGATACCACTATTTGCCCCGCCAAAAAACCTAGCGTACCTCCAAGATACCCACCCATTTCACTTAATCCTTCGATTTGTTGTGGTGAACTATGACTAATATGGCCTAGAACTCTGAACATGAAACTTCCCAGAGTTGAAGCAAAAGCGCCTCCTGCAATACCTACAACAAGACGTTCAACCAGTTCTGATGGCGTTAGGCAAGGAATATCTCCAAACATAATGATAAATTACCTTATTTTAATTATTGATAAAAACATATCTTCTTACAAAGTGCGTATTTAGTCAACTTGTTTTATGAGCGCTTTGAAATTTAATTTGTTCACCTGGAATTCATCATAGCGATCGGGTTCGGTATCATCTTAATAATCTCACTCAACCCTCTTCGCGACCGCTTTGACATAAGATCCGGGTGCAGGCTCGAGCTCAGTGACTTTACCACAACCGATTTTACGCGCAGGAATTTTATCGCCACTTTGTTTACTTAACCATTTCACCCAATAAGGCCACCACGATCCTTCGCATTCTTTCGCTTTAGAAAACCATTCCATGGAATCGCTTGGTAAGGTTTTATTAATCCAGTGCGCGTATTTTTTCTTAACCGGCGGATTGACAATTCCTGCGATATGACCTGAACTACTTAAGACAAATTCAGTCTCACCCTGATGTAATAATGCGCCAAGATACGTCGATTTCCACGGGGCAATGTGATCGCCCTCTGCCGAAATAAACATCGCAGGAACAGTAATTTTTTGGATATCAAGTGGTGTATCTAATAACGTCACCCCGTTAGGCTGACAAAAAACATTTTCCAAATACATTTTCCGCAAATAAAAACTGTGCATTTTTGCCGGTAAATTGGTGTTGTCGCAATTCCAATATAATAAATCGAACGGAAAAGGTTCGTTACCCATTAAATAATTATTAATATAATACGACCAAATTAATTCATTAGAGCGAAGCATATTAAACGATGTAGCCATCGCTGCACCGGGCAAAAAGCCCTTTTCACTCATGAGTTTTTCTAATTGTTGAATTTGTTCTTCATCGATAAATACGCCGAGATCACCAGGCTCGCTAAAATCAATCATCGTCGCGAAATAAGTTGCCGAATTAACCCATTGTTGCTTTTTAACCGCTAAATGTGCAAGCGTTGCTGACAATAACGTGCCGCCAATACAATACCCTACCACGTTAATGGTTTTTTCATCGCACAGTTTAATGATTTGTTGAATTGCCGCCAGCGATCCTTCTGCCAGGTACGATGCAAAATCTTTATCACGGTGATGCTCAGTCGGGTTTACCCACGAAATCATGAATACCGTGAATCCTTGATCCACTAAATATTTCACCAGTGAGTTTTCAGGTTGCAAATCTAAAATATAATATTTATTAATCCACGGTGGAATAATTAATAAGGGTTTTTGATAAACCTCTTTGCTGGTGGGGTGATATTGAATTAATTGCAATAAATCATTTTGCCAAACCACACTCCCTGAGGTTGTTGCAATATTTTTTCCAATGCTAAAAGCCTGCATATCGGTCATGGATATGGTAAATGCCCCTTGAGTATTTTTCGCTAAATCTTCTAGCATATTATTTAACCCATTCACTAAATTTTCGCCTTTACTGTGTAAAGTAGCATTTAATACTTGTGGGTTAGTCAGAATAAAATTACTGGGCGACATCGCATTCACAAATTGCTGGGTAAAAAAAGCTAATTGGTTTTTGCGCTTAGCATCTAAGCCTTGAACTTTCGCCACCGATTCTTGAGCATGTTGAGCAAAAATTAAATAGGCTTGTTTGATAAAGGCAAACAGTGGAATATTATCCCATTGCGTATCACGAAACCGTTTATCAGTTACGGAGGGTTGAATGACAGGTTCTACTTTTTCGCCCAACCAAGCCAAGGTCATGTTTTGCCATAACCCCATCATGCTTTGCCAATACGCCATTTGTTGCGCGAATAACTTATTAGGATCTGACCACAGATTCTGGAGATAATCTTGATACAACTTCCCAAGCACGGCAAAATCATTCCAACCTACGCCCATTTGGCCTTCTTGCCAGCGCGACATGAATTGATTGAGCACTTGATACGTTTTCTCGGCAATTTCACTGCCATTTTTCATTAATTCGTTAAATCCATTTTCCGCAGACGGTTCCATCGTAATGCTGTCTCCCTTCTTCTCTGTTATCGCACTTGGCGGTGCGAAAAGATAGACATATTATCCGCATCTCTTCGCAAGGTGCAAGTGGTAAATGTCTCACAAGCGTTAGGGAGATTTTTCAGCGTACCGCAAACGAGCAGCCCTTCATTTATTCACAGAAGCTGTGGATAAGTTTGTGGAAATGACGTCAAAAAATCGCCCCATCGACTGATTTTGTTGACCTCATGTCAAATTGTTCATTTTTTGAACACTCAATATTTATATCGAATAATCAATAAGTTACGCTAAGTATTTGACTTTATTTTGGTCTAATCTGGCGTACCTCACAATGTCATAATAAATTTGCGGCACTTTCAGAGACTTGTGAAAAAAAGTGAATAAGTTTACGCATTTCATACACGGATTGGTTTATGCAAGCTTTAAACCAACTTTTATCCATGATTACTTCTACCAAACGTTCAGATAAAATTAAACGCCTGCGCAATCCTCATTTCGACTCTTGAAAAAATTACAGTAGACAAACCAGCCTTCAACCCCGACAATCTCGTTCTTGAACGCAAAATAACCCCAGAGACTGCTGCTATGATGATGGCGCAATACCAATCGCTATTTAATACGCTGAGCCACACACCAGCTCTTGTGCTCTGCGCGACCCAACGTTTAGCAGCAAGCTTGCATTTTGCGTTTGCAGAGTATCAAGGCCAATCCAATCCCATTTGGCCAACCGCGTCTATCTTGGCGTTGAATACCTGGTTGGAACAAACTTGGAAAGAATGCCACGAAGTGGGCTTACTTCCCCCCAAACTTTTATTAACCCCTCATCAAACTTTGCATTTATGGCT
The genomic region above belongs to Legionellales bacterium and contains:
- a CDS encoding P-II family nitrogen regulator encodes the protein MKKIEAVVRRAKLEEIRQKLAEIGITGMTLVEVYGIGEQKSQRQVYRGTEFHDNYLPKIKMEIIIDDERLDDCLDIIVKTGRTGKVGDGKIIVYTIEKAIRIRSGEVDNNAL
- a CDS encoding class I SAM-dependent methyltransferase; this encodes MASGYVLNHCPACLLATQQSDFTVMDGYQLMKCQQCEQVYVKNIPSTEKLTTFYNTVYTDEGNLSFKWRRILRYKLLAMWYKHICKARPMHMLEIGCNRGELLKAVANDKSIIAEGIDYSEACVNFARTQGGLNAQVMDVMNMTFPDSRFDFIVAYHVIEHVQNLETTLHEIKRVLKTGGKFYLVMPCVSHPKAKRQGLSWKYFSPPGHLWYFTPTSLTQFLTRQGFKVEFCSSFNHRAHVRALATKL
- a CDS encoding sigma-54-dependent Fis family transcriptional regulator — encoded protein: MTTPLALIIDDEPDIRELLSLTLTQMGVEVNDVATISEAKTLLLKKTVNVCFTDMRLPDGNGLELVEFIQQHCPFVPVAVITAYGNMELAITALKTGAFDFISKPIDLGNLRRLVRQALQLKDEHKVDDFSQYGLLGETPPIKQLVTTIRKLSRSQAPVYISGESGTGKELVAKLIHELGPRQQAPFVPVNCGAIPEHLMESEFFGHKKGSFTGAVSDKQGLFQAAHGGTLFLDEVADLPMNMQVKLLRAIQEKAIRPIGHAQEIAVDVRILSATHKNLPKLVHENHFRQDLFYRVNVIELHVPSLQERQADIPLLAEHVLEKLAKRARVSKPKLSATALTALNHYAFPGNIRELENILERAMTLCENNLITPDDLQLRVMSEDVNSLSTPSLNSDLPLEPYLDEIEKQKILATLNKTQGNKTRAAKLLGITLRALRYRLEKLGIS
- a CDS encoding NAD+ synthase, translating into MSENLRIALAQMNFMVGDVAFNAENVMTWLRQSEELNVDIMVFPELTLCGYPPEDLLLRPELHQQINQMIAKIATVAPQLMVILGAPQQIHDQLYNAAFVLHQGQIHTIYHKQCLPNYNVFDEKRYFDVGHQPCVIPYRGVNLGILICEDLWSKEPLAATKAAGADLILSPNASPFSLEKDQQRQHILQQRIQENHLPILYSHWVGGQDEFIFDGGSMVLDQHGKLIAHAGFFQEKLLLIDCQLKPALTLSSSMLAKPIDDHEKIYQALVMGVRDYCRKNKARGALVGLSGGIDSALTICIAVDALGAENVEAVLMPSRYTSTMSVEDAVLIANNLKIEHSIIDIEPLFQSFLTALAPRFEELPPDLTEQNLQSRIRGTLLMAISNKTGKLVLTTSNKSETAVGYATLYGDTAGALAVLKDVYKTTVYELVNWRNQQQYVIPERVITRPPSAELAPDQTDEQSLPPYPILDAIIADYVEQDLSQTDIIAKGIEAEVVKKVCGLIDRNEYKRRQSPPGIRISSRAFGRDRRYPITSGFKGIIA
- a CDS encoding GspH/FimT family pseudopilin; the protein is MKFCKGFTLLEALVTVTIAGILLAAGVPAMRSTLQNNRSYMAAKEFVTMAQYARYEAIKRGVPVSLCAADPNNFGLCVEDGNYLIDESWSNGWLIFIDATSSGQVAAAGDVLKIRPGLSTTALVQSTARRITYDRDGFPTAGTVDFTFQAPGCVGQNGRIVSITPSGRTSVALSNCS
- a CDS encoding GspH/FimT family pseudopilin, producing MTIRQAAAFTLLETLITITILGILCSVLIPSFYHAKQRHDQQLAIRELLYTINLARSLALSKGTAITLCPTLNGWDCEAQWALKRMIFVDHNHNHRRDPSEPLLQEMPIIRHYQITLSSLGSKSYLIFDPSGKLYGGAGRFALCYGKTDTSQDVRLIFNRLGRTRWVLGNADCQK
- a CDS encoding ATP-binding protein, with protein sequence MDNFLTETFHRLLDHTSLSCKRYLYTHLRLHRLTGIVGPRGVGKTTLMLQYIKENLASTQQVFYFSADSVYFRQTTLLEFINDLYQLEGYRIFFIDEIHKYNNWNQELKNLYDAFPDIKIIYSGSSMLEITQGSHDLSRRAKLYYLPGMSFREYLNFATRSDHQHIEFASLIDDPKKFNHLGSIHTVLGYFKHYLAYGYYPFVFDDPHSYYERVMRVIEKIIFEDIPNYYDLKTHNLYLFRKILSYLATIPPGEVNTNNIAKNLDVSHQTVFNYLTILEKVGLVQLIYPSEAGNQYLRKPQKLFLHNTTLLYTFQQVVNDHLNLGTLRELYFIQTTRDAREPVYYSKTGDYHTHSHVFEIGGKNKTAKQLKETENPAFLIKDGITLAGKNTIPLFFFGFLY